The genomic stretch TCGATGACAACGGCGCGGGTCTTGAGGCGGACGGAGCCCGCAGAGAGGCGAGCCGCAAGCTGCGTCACGATGGCGCTGATGCCATCCGGCAGGGCGCTGTCGCCGAGGGCGAGGGTGCTTGAAGACGAGCTCGAAGAGGCAGAACAACGTGTCCAACGCCGGGTCAAAGAATACCCCGGCAAGGAACGGTGTCAAAAACCTTTCCACGATGGAGGACGAGAACCCGAActtggcactcacaatgcaaaactctattatagagttcaagacaattaattacatattatttatggtattttgttgatatagcagcatatttattgaagaaagaggtagaaaaaataagactacaaatcttatttagactctaagtccacattgtttgaggtaataaataactttagactctatgatagagtctgcattgtgagtgcccttagatgCTCCCTCAGACCCCAGTCCCCCGTGGTCAAGCGCCGAGAGGATGACGTCGTCCGGGGTGGCGGCCGTGCGGAGGCACGTGAGCCCAACGAGAACCTTGTCGGAGAGGGTTCCCACGGGGAAGAACACAGGAACGACACGGGAGGCAGAACGGGTCGGAGAGCAGGTAGAATGGCTCCCCGGCGCCAACGAATACGAGCGCGCTGGGTAGAATGGCCGAAGCTTGAGCGCCGAGAAGTCAAGGATGTGCCAGCACTCGGTGTACGCGGTGAGGAAGATCTGGAAGCCCCTATCCAGGTGGTACCCCTCCACCACGCCAGCTAAACTACGAGCCAAGTAATCTTACcgagtagggatgaaaatggtacgaATATTTTCTGACCATATtcaagaccgaattcgtttagaggggttcagatccgtctgtatccgagtccgaatattcaacatctgataccgtatccgtatccgaatacttaaatcatgtatttatgatgtcgacatctaatCGTATTTTATCCGACGTGGTTGACATTATCCATATTCAAATCTgaatctgaccagaaatataaaaatatatataatatcgATGATATTCGTCTGATCAATTTTCGTCCTTACTACCGAGCCGTGGCCTTGTATCGTGAGTGTGGGAGGCCGAGCCAGCCGAGATTAGCAAGTAATTTGTTGGCGGCGCATTGCCGCATAGGGACCATCCCTACCCATTTTTTTTCTGTCCAGTGAAGATGTCCCAAGTCAATGTAGAGGGACGGTGATCAGTTTGAACCTCAAGCTCGACCCTGGTGATGGAAAGgtataaattactctctctctATTCCTAATtgtaatttgttttggcttttgtAAATACTAGATATAATGTATATCTAAGTGTGTAGTAAAAGTTATACATCTAAACAGGTTAAAACGACTTACAGTTTGTAAGAGAGAGTAGCATGAATGTCATCGGATGTATAAACTATCATTGTTGAGATTGCTTTGTCAAATAAGGCAATGGAATTTAAGCGAAACATAATCACCTTAGAAATACAATAAACCTACATATATTGCTCCACTGGTGTCGACTATCAAACATTCTAtcatttgttttctttttgaaaTATTGGGCAGGAACATTGTCATATATCATTTAAGAAGAAGTATAGTCATGTTTTACATGTTGAATTGCCTTTTAAGAGGGTAACTCAGGCATTTAGAAATGATAGTCCCGAAAAAAAgttatttttctatgaatttagACAAATATTTGTCTAGATTCATAATAAAAGTGATAGTAATTTTTTTGGAATAgagggaatggagggagtacatttttttaagagtaaagtccactaccggtccctaaacttgtattaatgtgtcatctcggtccctaaactcaCAAATCGACCATTTAGGTCCTCGAACTTGTTCGTTTGTATCATCtcagtccctaaacttgtttagttgtgtcatctcggtccctaaacttagaaatcaccCGTTTAAGTCCTCAaatttgttcagttgtgtcatccaggtccctaaacttgattttaagtctcatctgggtcaaaacaaagtgatctaaaaactctatattaaaaataattcataactttttcatatgtactccaatgaagacaaactttatatcaaagttgtagcccTTAATGTGttctacaactttatagttgaaatgttttttatttaaagtcgtttaatatcacaaaatttaattttaaattttaaatttctagatctaaaaactttcaaaaaatattttgggacccCAAAAGATttcaatttaaaaacttttaaactacaaagttgtagatcacatTGCTTACTATaaatttgatataaagtttatcttcatttgagttcatatgaaaaagttatgaaatattttcctatatagagtttttagattcgcCCTGCTTTGATCTGGATGAGACTTTAAAACAaatttagggaccgggatgacacaactgaacaagtttgaggacctatatgggagatttctaagtttagggactACGTTGACACAgccgaacaagtttaggtacctaaacacTCGTTTTGTGAGTttaaggaccgggatgacacacccAAACTAGTTTAGGGACCGGTGATGGACTTTACTCTTTTTTTAAGATTGGAGGGAGTATGTTAGAATCTAAACTATGCAGGGCTAATTAGGCCATGTTTGGTTTGCATCGGTAAACTTTAACTTTCGTTACATCGAATAATATTTGGATATATGCAtgtctaaatatagactatttacgaaactaaaaacacagtttcagagtaatttgcgagacgaatcttttgagcataattagtccataattagacactaattgccaaataaaacgaaagagctacgatacctgttaaactttaacacatcTAACCAAACACCCCTTAACCTCTTAGAACAGGGGGAGTACATCATGAACTAAACTATGCAGGGCTAACCTCATGTCTGCCTTCTCAAACCCATCTCTTACATGGTTAAAAGCACTATTTGTGAAGGTGTCTTTATTAATATAGTGTTATATTAACATTTTAATGTGTATAAAATTTTTATGAAACCGCTATTGAGACTAGCCTCGTAACCCCTCCGAATATCCTCCTATTTCTCTAGGTTCTAGCACGTTTACCATTTGTTTCCAAATAAATACTCTTTGCATTCTACTGTAAGCTCCAGTAGTCATGTGTTATCATGATGTTTTTTTTGTGTGAAATATCATGATGTTTAATTAAGACGGCTTAACTAGCCTATACAATATACAGGGTAATTTGGCCGTCCTAAACGTCGTCATCCTTTCACGACTAGAGGGAATATATTTTATTCTGTCTGCTTCCGGATCTAAGCATAGCTGTAACTAACTTTGACCGTAGTCTCTCGCACAACTGTTCAGAGCCGGCAAAAACGACACAGGCGCATGCAACTCCCTCTTGGTTTCTGACTACTACACGGCACAGAGCACCAAAGCCCCAATAACCCCAACCACAGAGCCGATGATCGCTCCGTCGACGAGACGCGACGCACCCGCCGTCGGCGGTGGAGCATGCGCGTTCTCGGGCGCCGAGGCCCACACCGGTGACGGCGCCGGCGGGAACGCCGAGTCGGGTGCCGGCGCTACGGCCGGTGCcggagtcgtcgtcgtcggccggCGAACCGCCATCACGATTATGTACAGCTTCTGGCCCTTCTGGcaccggtcctcgtcgctgctgATGAAGAAGAACGGGCCGGACCGGTCGAGCCTGAGCACCGaactgccgctgctgctgccgaCGGCGGCGGCTTGGAGCCGCCGGACCGGGTTGCGCGTGTTGCACGTGTCGAAGTCCTGCTCCGT from Sorghum bicolor cultivar BTx623 chromosome 3, Sorghum_bicolor_NCBIv3, whole genome shotgun sequence encodes the following:
- the LOC8075572 gene encoding early nodulin-like protein 1; this encodes MGASQVWASVPAWLVIVVGLAAVVSSSEAHVFYAGGHDGWVLSPTESYNHWAGRNRFQVNDTIVFTHEKGVDDSVLLVTEQDFDTCNTRNPVRRLQAAAVGSSSGSSVLRLDRSGPFFFISSDEDRCQKGQKLYIIVMAVRRPTTTTPAPAVAPAPDSAFPPAPSPVWASAPENAHAPPPTAGASRLVDGAIIGSVVGVIGALVLCAV